A stretch of Pseudomonas sp. 7SR1 DNA encodes these proteins:
- a CDS encoding efflux RND transporter periplasmic adaptor subunit: MLRRRMLIMLGVVLLVVLLLAGYKAFSVYQQIQMFSAPKPPISVAVATAAEQPWQARLPTVGSLKALQGVDLSLEIAGTVQKVLFQSGQKVKAGQPLLQLDSDVETALLETAQADLGLSQLDFGRGRQLVGSQAISKGEFDRLGAQLKKNQATVNQLKASLAKKQIVAPFSGTIGIRQVDVGDYLASGTVIATLQDLSSLYVDFYVPEQTVPRLAIAQPVNVNVSAYPGQTFVGTISAINPKVEDSTRNVLVRATLANPDGKLLPGMFASLQVILPEMAAGIVVPESAVTYTLYGNSMYVVTQKKAADGSTEKDDKGQPVLIAERRFVETGERRDGQVLVSKGVQSGEQVVIAGQIKLDNGTPVAISDDKTLTEQNSPPRAD; this comes from the coding sequence ATGCTGCGACGCCGCATGCTGATCATGTTGGGTGTTGTCCTGCTGGTGGTGCTGTTGCTGGCTGGCTACAAGGCCTTCTCCGTTTACCAGCAGATCCAGATGTTTTCTGCACCGAAACCGCCCATCAGCGTGGCAGTGGCCACCGCCGCCGAACAACCCTGGCAGGCACGACTGCCCACCGTTGGCAGCCTCAAGGCACTGCAAGGCGTGGACCTGAGCCTGGAGATCGCCGGGACCGTGCAGAAGGTGCTCTTCCAGTCGGGACAAAAGGTCAAGGCCGGCCAGCCCCTGCTGCAACTGGACAGTGATGTCGAAACCGCCCTGCTGGAAACCGCCCAGGCGGACCTTGGCCTGTCGCAACTGGACTTCGGCCGCGGCCGGCAGCTGGTAGGCAGCCAGGCGATCTCCAAGGGCGAATTCGACCGGCTCGGGGCGCAACTCAAGAAGAACCAGGCCACGGTCAACCAACTGAAGGCTTCGCTGGCCAAGAAACAGATCGTCGCGCCGTTCAGCGGCACCATCGGCATTCGCCAGGTGGATGTCGGCGACTACCTGGCCAGCGGTACGGTAATCGCCACCCTGCAAGACCTCAGCAGCCTCTACGTGGATTTCTATGTGCCCGAACAGACGGTGCCCAGGCTTGCCATTGCCCAACCGGTCAACGTGAACGTATCGGCCTATCCGGGCCAGACCTTCGTCGGCACCATCAGCGCCATCAACCCCAAGGTCGAGGACAGCACTCGCAACGTACTGGTGCGCGCCACCCTGGCCAACCCCGACGGCAAGCTGCTACCCGGCATGTTCGCCAGCCTCCAGGTGATCCTGCCGGAGATGGCTGCCGGCATCGTCGTACCGGAAAGTGCCGTGACCTACACCCTCTATGGCAACTCCATGTACGTGGTGACGCAGAAGAAAGCCGCCGACGGCAGCACTGAAAAGGATGACAAGGGCCAGCCAGTGCTGATCGCCGAACGGCGTTTCGTCGAGACCGGTGAGCGCCGTGACGGTCAGGTGCTGGTCTCCAAGGGCGTGCAAAGCGGTGAACAGGTCGTGATCGCCGGCCAGATCAAGCTCGATAACGGCACCCCCGTCGCCATCAGCGATGACAAGACCCTGACCGAACAGAACAGCCCGCCACGCGCGGACTGA
- a CDS encoding imelysin family protein translates to MFRPKLLFTSLAALALGACSPQDPQAVTSAAIAKQVILPTYSRWVDADRQLAASALAFCQGKENLETARADFLKAQKAWAELQPLLIGPLAEGNRAWQVQFWPDKKNLVGRQVEQLVNSQPQIDAAGLAKSSVVVQGLSAYEYLLFDARIDMADSAQKAKYCPLLMAIGERQKQLAEEILSRWNTNDGMLAQMSKFPNQRYADSHEAIADLLRVQVTALDTLKKKLGTPMGRQSKGVPQPFQADAWRSQSSLQGLEASLSAARTVWEGVDNKGLRGLLPSDQKPLADKIDAAYDASLKLFASSQRSLTEMLGDDAGRQQLNDLYDSLNVVHRLHEGELAKALGIQLGFNANDGD, encoded by the coding sequence ATGTTCCGTCCCAAGCTGTTGTTCACCAGCCTCGCCGCCCTCGCCCTCGGTGCCTGCTCGCCACAGGATCCACAGGCGGTCACCTCGGCGGCTATCGCCAAGCAAGTGATCCTGCCGACCTACAGCCGCTGGGTCGATGCCGACCGACAACTGGCAGCCAGCGCCCTGGCGTTCTGCCAGGGCAAGGAAAACCTGGAGACCGCTCGCGCCGATTTCCTCAAGGCACAAAAGGCCTGGGCCGAACTCCAGCCGCTGCTGATCGGCCCGTTGGCCGAGGGCAACCGCGCCTGGCAGGTGCAGTTCTGGCCGGACAAGAAGAACCTGGTAGGCCGTCAGGTCGAGCAACTGGTCAACAGCCAGCCGCAGATCGACGCTGCCGGCCTGGCCAAGTCCAGCGTCGTGGTCCAGGGCCTGTCGGCCTACGAATACCTGCTGTTCGACGCCCGGATCGACATGGCCGACAGCGCGCAGAAAGCCAAGTATTGCCCGCTGCTGATGGCCATTGGCGAACGCCAGAAACAACTCGCCGAAGAGATCCTGTCGCGCTGGAACACCAACGACGGCATGCTCGCCCAGATGAGCAAGTTCCCCAACCAGCGCTACGCCGACTCCCATGAGGCCATTGCCGACCTGCTACGTGTCCAGGTCACCGCCCTGGACACCCTGAAGAAAAAACTCGGCACCCCGATGGGCCGTCAGAGCAAGGGCGTCCCACAACCTTTCCAGGCCGATGCCTGGCGCAGCCAATCCTCGTTGCAAGGCCTGGAGGCCAGCCTGAGTGCTGCCCGGACCGTCTGGGAAGGCGTGGATAACAAAGGCCTGCGCGGCTTGCTGCCAAGCGACCAGAAACCGCTGGCCGACAAGATCGACGCCGCCTATGACGCTTCGCTGAAACTGTTCGCCAGCAGCCAGCGTTCGCTGACCGAAATGCTCGGCGACGACGCCGGTCGCCAGCAACTCAACGATCTGTACGACAGCCTCAATGTCGTCCATCGCCTGCACGAAGGTGAACTGGCCAAGGCGCTGGGCATCCAACTGGGCTTCAACGCCAACGACGGTGACTGA
- a CDS encoding response regulator transcription factor — translation MSELLLIDDDQELCELLGSWLGQEGFLVRACHDGQSARKALAETAPAAVVLDVMLPDGSGLELLKQLRSDHPELPVLMLSARGEPLDRILGLELGADDYLAKPCDPRELTARLRAVLRRSHPTAVSSQIELGDLTFSPVRGVVSIDEQEQTLTVSESRLLEALLKQPGEPLDKQELAQIALGRKLTLYDRSLDMHVSNLRKKIGPHPDGRPRIVALRSRGYYYSL, via the coding sequence ATGAGCGAGCTGTTACTGATTGATGATGACCAGGAGCTGTGCGAGCTTCTGGGCAGTTGGCTGGGCCAGGAGGGTTTCCTGGTACGGGCCTGCCATGACGGTCAGAGTGCCCGCAAGGCCCTGGCCGAAACCGCACCGGCGGCGGTGGTACTGGATGTGATGCTGCCCGACGGCAGCGGACTGGAACTGCTCAAGCAATTGCGCAGTGATCATCCCGAGCTGCCGGTGCTGATGCTTTCGGCCCGTGGCGAACCCCTGGACCGTATCCTCGGCCTGGAGCTGGGCGCTGACGATTACCTGGCCAAACCCTGCGATCCGCGGGAACTGACCGCCCGCCTGCGCGCAGTGCTGCGCCGCAGCCACCCCACCGCCGTATCCAGCCAGATCGAACTGGGTGACCTGACGTTCAGTCCGGTACGGGGCGTGGTCAGCATCGATGAACAGGAACAGACGCTTACCGTATCCGAAAGCCGCCTGCTCGAAGCGCTGCTCAAGCAGCCGGGCGAGCCGCTGGACAAACAGGAACTGGCGCAGATTGCCCTGGGCCGCAAGCTGACCCTGTACGACCGCAGCCTCGACATGCACGTGAGCAACCTGCGCAAGAAGATCGGTCCCCACCCTGACGGCCGGCCGCGCATCGTTGCCCTGCGCAGTCGGGGCTATTACTACAGCCTCTGA
- a CDS encoding sensor histidine kinase produces the protein MRSLFWRILASFWLAITLVAGLSILMGHMLNQDAWILSRHPGLNTLAEEWTQTYESQGEDAAQGILQQRKRQYHIDVQVLNESGDPVVRGTFPHRAAAFEARQNNDDRRLPWRRLTDEFTSSKTGDTYLFIYRIPHPELDAWHRGSLLWPLSALGIALVVLTLFSLLVTLSITRPLSRLRGAVHDLGQTTYQQNSLAKLANRRDEFGVLATDFNRMGARLQSLIGSQRQLLRDVSHELRSPLARLRIALALAERAAPQERENLWPRLTRECDRLEALISEILVLARVDADNASAEEVDLDGLLVALQKDAQLASPEQTVQLDIEPNLTLKGWPTMIERAVDNLLRNAQRFNPPGQPIEMRAVRQGERILISVRDHGPGVEAEHLGQLGEPFYRAPGQTAAGHGLGLAIARRAAERHGGALVLANHPEGGFIASLELPLVPGAVVQP, from the coding sequence GTGCGTTCATTGTTCTGGCGCATCCTGGCCAGTTTCTGGCTGGCGATTACCCTGGTGGCAGGGCTTTCGATTCTCATGGGCCACATGCTGAACCAGGACGCCTGGATACTGAGCCGTCATCCGGGCCTCAACACCCTGGCCGAAGAATGGACGCAAACCTACGAAAGCCAGGGCGAAGACGCCGCCCAAGGCATCCTGCAACAACGCAAGCGTCAGTACCATATCGACGTTCAGGTACTCAACGAAAGCGGCGACCCCGTGGTGCGGGGCACCTTTCCACATCGCGCCGCGGCCTTCGAGGCACGTCAGAACAACGATGACCGCCGCCTGCCCTGGCGGCGACTGACCGATGAGTTCACCAGCAGCAAGACCGGCGACACGTATCTGTTCATCTATCGCATCCCCCACCCCGAGCTGGATGCCTGGCATCGCGGCAGCCTGCTGTGGCCGCTGAGCGCCCTGGGAATCGCGCTGGTGGTGCTGACCTTGTTCAGCCTGCTGGTGACCCTTTCCATCACTCGCCCGTTGAGTCGCCTGCGCGGTGCCGTGCATGACCTGGGGCAGACGACCTATCAGCAGAACAGTCTCGCCAAACTGGCCAATCGCCGGGACGAATTCGGGGTACTGGCGACAGACTTCAACCGCATGGGCGCACGCTTGCAAAGCCTGATCGGCAGTCAGCGCCAATTGCTGCGGGATGTCTCTCACGAGCTGCGCTCGCCCCTGGCCCGGCTGCGCATTGCGCTGGCTCTGGCCGAGCGGGCGGCTCCCCAGGAGCGGGAAAACCTGTGGCCGCGCCTGACACGCGAATGCGACCGCCTGGAAGCGCTGATCAGCGAAATCCTGGTATTGGCCCGGGTCGATGCCGATAACGCCAGCGCCGAAGAGGTAGACCTCGACGGCCTGCTGGTTGCCCTGCAAAAGGACGCGCAACTGGCCTCACCGGAACAAACGGTCCAACTGGACATTGAGCCGAACCTGACCCTCAAGGGCTGGCCGACCATGATCGAACGGGCCGTGGACAACCTGCTGCGCAACGCCCAGCGCTTCAACCCGCCCGGGCAACCGATCGAGATGCGCGCGGTGCGCCAAGGGGAGCGGATCCTGATCAGCGTGCGTGACCATGGCCCAGGGGTGGAAGCCGAACACCTGGGGCAATTGGGCGAGCCGTTCTACCGCGCGCCGGGCCAGACCGCCGCCGGCCATGGCCTGGGCCTTGCCATCGCCCGCCGCGCCGCCGAACGCCATGGTGGTGCGCTGGTGCTGGCCAATCACCCCGAGGGCGGGTTCATCGCCAGCCTTGAATTGCCGTTGGTGCCGGGCGCGGTTGTCCAACCGTGA
- a CDS encoding DUF1513 domain-containing protein, translated as MFRRQALALGSLLLGAVTLGGWTLFKQKDKSPLLLSARDDGDGKHYAVGYRLDGTQVFATRVGQRCHDIVNHPTRPIALFVARRPGTESYLIDLRDGALLQTIASLPNRHFYGHAVIHGSGEWLYATENDTSDPGRGLLGMYRFDGERLVHSGEISTHGIGPHQVSWLPDGETLVVANGGIRTEAESRVEMNLDAMEPSLVLMRRDGTLLSKETLAQPMNSVRHLGIASDGTIVSGQQFMGDPHESSELLAIKRPGQPFKAFPVADHQLQAMGHYTASVAVHSELRLVALTAPRGNRFFIWDLDSGEVRLDAPLPDCAGVGAVADGFVVTSGQGRCRYYDCRQPQLVAKPLDLPAGLWDNHLHLV; from the coding sequence ATGTTTCGACGTCAGGCTCTGGCGCTGGGCAGCTTGCTGCTCGGTGCCGTTACCCTGGGCGGCTGGACGCTGTTCAAGCAAAAGGACAAGAGTCCGCTACTGCTGTCGGCACGAGACGATGGTGACGGCAAGCACTATGCCGTCGGCTACCGACTGGATGGCACGCAAGTATTCGCCACCCGGGTCGGGCAACGCTGCCATGACATCGTCAACCATCCGACACGGCCCATCGCCCTGTTCGTCGCCCGGCGTCCGGGCACCGAAAGCTATCTGATCGACCTGCGCGACGGAGCCTTGCTGCAGACGATCGCTTCGTTGCCGAACCGACATTTCTATGGTCACGCGGTGATCCATGGCAGCGGCGAATGGCTGTACGCCACCGAGAACGACACCAGCGATCCGGGACGCGGCCTGCTGGGCATGTACCGTTTCGACGGCGAGCGCCTGGTGCACAGCGGCGAGATTTCCACCCATGGCATCGGCCCGCACCAGGTGTCGTGGCTGCCCGACGGCGAGACCCTGGTGGTGGCCAATGGCGGCATCCGCACCGAGGCCGAGAGCCGGGTAGAGATGAACCTCGACGCCATGGAGCCGAGCCTGGTCCTGATGCGGCGCGATGGCACGCTGCTGAGCAAGGAAACCCTCGCCCAACCGATGAACAGCGTGCGCCACCTGGGCATAGCCAGCGATGGCACCATCGTGTCCGGCCAGCAGTTCATGGGCGATCCTCACGAATCCTCAGAGCTGCTGGCAATCAAGCGCCCGGGCCAGCCATTCAAGGCGTTCCCGGTGGCCGACCACCAGTTGCAGGCGATGGGGCACTACACCGCCAGTGTCGCCGTGCACAGCGAGCTGCGCCTGGTGGCCCTGACGGCGCCGCGGGGCAATCGCTTTTTCATCTGGGACCTGGACAGCGGCGAAGTGCGCCTGGACGCGCCTCTTCCAGACTGCGCCGGCGTGGGTGCGGTGGCCGACGGTTTCGTCGTGACCTCGGGTCAAGGCCGATGCCGCTATTACGATTGCCGCCAGCCACAACTGGTTGCAAAACCGCTGGACCTGCCAGCGGGGCTCTGGGACAACCATTTGCACCTGGTGTGA
- a CDS encoding multidrug efflux RND transporter permease subunit, translated as MAFTDPFIRRPVLATVVSLLIVLLGFQAWSKLPLRQYPQMENALITVTTAYPGANAETIQGYITQPMQQSLASAEGIDYMTSVSRQNFSVISVYARIGTNNDRLFTELLAKANEVKNELPQDAEDPVLSREAADASALMYISFYSQELSNPQITDYLSRVVQPKLATLPGMAEAEILGNQVFAMRLWLDPVKLAGFGLTAADVTAAVRQYNFLSAAGEVKGEYVVTSINANTELKTAEAFAAIPLKTEGDSRVLLRDVARVEMGAENYDTISSFGGTPSVYIGIKATPGANPLDVIKEVRRVMPELEAQLPSNLKAEIAYDATLFIQASIDEVVKTLFEAVLIVIVVVFLFLGALRSVVIPVVTIPLSMIGVMFFMQLMGYSMNLLTLLAMVLAIGLVVDDAIVVVENIHRHIEEGKSPFDAALEGAREIAMPVVSMTITLAAVYAPIGLLEGLTGALFKEFALTLAGAVVISGIVALTLSPMMCAMLLRRDENPSGLAHRLDGMFERLKSRYQRMLHGTLNTRPAVLVFAVIVLLLIPVLVMFTKSELAPDEDQGIIFMMASAPQHTNLDYLNAYTDHFLTIFKEFPEYYSSFQINGYNGVQSGIGGFLLKPWNERDRTQMEILPEVQERLETIPGLQIFGFNLPSLPGTGEGLPFAFVINAPKDYATLLEIAERVKKRALESGKFAFMDIDLAFDKPEVVVDIDRAKAAQMSVSMQDLGGTLATLLGESEINRFTIEGRSYKVIAQVERPYRDNPDWLNNYYVKNAQGESLPLSTLIKVSDRARPRQLNQFQQLNAVTISGFPIVSMGEAIETVRQIAQEEAPTGFAFDYAGASRQFVQEGSALWVTFALALAIIFLVLAAQFESFRDPLVILVTVPLSICGALIPLFLGWSSMNIYTQVGLVTLIGLISKHGILIVEFANQLRKEQGLAPREAVEQAASIRLRPVLMTTAAMVFGMVPLILATGAGAVSRFDIGMVIATGMSIGTLFTLFVLPCIYTLLAKPDKTA; from the coding sequence ATGGCTTTTACCGATCCGTTCATCCGCCGCCCGGTGCTCGCCACCGTGGTCAGCCTGTTGATCGTTCTGCTGGGCTTCCAGGCCTGGAGCAAGTTGCCCCTGCGGCAATACCCGCAAATGGAAAACGCCCTGATCACGGTGACCACCGCCTATCCGGGGGCAAACGCCGAGACCATCCAGGGCTATATCACCCAGCCGATGCAACAGAGCCTGGCCAGCGCCGAGGGCATCGACTACATGACCTCGGTCAGCCGCCAGAACTTCTCGGTGATCTCGGTCTATGCCCGCATCGGCACCAACAACGACCGGCTGTTCACCGAGCTGCTGGCCAAGGCCAACGAAGTCAAGAACGAGCTGCCCCAGGACGCGGAAGACCCGGTGCTCAGCCGTGAGGCGGCCGATGCCTCGGCGCTGATGTACATCAGTTTCTACAGCCAGGAACTGAGCAACCCGCAGATCACCGACTACCTGTCGCGGGTGGTCCAGCCCAAGCTGGCCACCCTCCCTGGCATGGCTGAAGCGGAAATCCTCGGCAACCAGGTCTTCGCCATGCGCCTGTGGCTGGACCCGGTCAAGCTCGCCGGCTTCGGCCTGACCGCCGCCGACGTGACAGCTGCCGTGCGCCAGTACAACTTCCTCTCGGCCGCCGGCGAAGTGAAAGGCGAATACGTCGTCACCAGCATCAACGCCAATACCGAGCTCAAGACCGCGGAAGCCTTCGCCGCGATTCCGCTCAAGACCGAGGGTGACAGCCGCGTGCTGCTACGGGACGTGGCGCGGGTGGAGATGGGCGCGGAAAACTACGACACCATCAGCTCCTTCGGGGGCACCCCCTCCGTTTACATCGGCATCAAGGCCACCCCCGGCGCCAACCCGCTGGACGTGATCAAGGAAGTACGCCGGGTCATGCCGGAACTGGAAGCCCAGCTGCCGTCGAACCTGAAGGCCGAGATCGCCTATGACGCGACGCTGTTCATCCAGGCTTCCATCGATGAAGTGGTGAAGACCCTCTTCGAAGCCGTGCTGATCGTCATCGTCGTGGTCTTTCTCTTCCTCGGTGCGCTGCGTTCGGTCGTCATCCCGGTGGTGACCATCCCGCTGTCGATGATCGGCGTGATGTTCTTCATGCAGTTGATGGGCTACTCGATGAACCTGCTGACGCTGCTCGCCATGGTGCTGGCCATCGGCCTGGTGGTGGACGATGCCATCGTCGTGGTGGAGAACATCCACCGGCATATCGAGGAAGGCAAGAGCCCGTTCGACGCTGCGCTGGAAGGCGCCCGGGAAATTGCCATGCCGGTGGTCTCGATGACCATCACCCTGGCAGCGGTGTATGCGCCGATCGGCCTGCTGGAAGGCCTGACAGGCGCCTTGTTCAAGGAGTTCGCCCTGACCCTGGCCGGTGCCGTGGTGATATCCGGCATCGTTGCCCTGACCTTGTCGCCGATGATGTGCGCCATGCTGCTGCGGCGCGACGAAAACCCTTCGGGCCTGGCTCATCGCCTGGATGGCATGTTCGAACGCCTGAAAAGCCGCTACCAGCGCATGCTCCACGGCACCCTCAATACCCGGCCGGCGGTGCTGGTATTCGCGGTGATCGTATTGCTGCTGATTCCGGTGCTGGTCATGTTCACCAAATCCGAGCTGGCCCCCGATGAAGACCAGGGCATCATCTTCATGATGGCCAGCGCGCCACAGCACACCAACCTCGATTACCTGAACGCCTACACCGACCACTTCCTCACGATCTTCAAGGAATTCCCGGAGTACTACTCCTCGTTCCAGATCAATGGCTACAACGGCGTCCAGTCCGGTATCGGTGGTTTCCTCCTCAAGCCCTGGAACGAACGCGACCGCACCCAGATGGAAATCCTGCCTGAAGTCCAGGAACGACTGGAGACGATACCGGGCCTGCAGATCTTCGGCTTCAACCTGCCTTCCCTGCCGGGCACTGGCGAGGGGCTGCCCTTTGCATTCGTCATCAACGCGCCGAAAGACTACGCGACGCTGCTGGAGATTGCCGAGCGGGTCAAGAAACGCGCGCTGGAGTCCGGCAAGTTCGCCTTCATGGACATCGACCTGGCCTTCGACAAACCCGAGGTCGTCGTGGACATCGATCGCGCCAAGGCCGCCCAGATGAGCGTATCGATGCAGGACCTTGGCGGCACCCTCGCCACGCTGCTGGGGGAATCGGAAATCAACCGCTTTACCATCGAAGGGCGCAGCTACAAGGTCATCGCCCAGGTAGAACGCCCCTACCGGGACAACCCGGACTGGCTGAACAACTATTACGTCAAGAATGCCCAGGGCGAATCGCTCCCCCTGTCCACGCTGATCAAGGTCAGTGATCGGGCTCGACCGCGGCAGTTGAACCAGTTCCAGCAGCTCAACGCAGTCACGATTTCAGGTTTTCCCATCGTCAGCATGGGCGAGGCGATCGAGACGGTTCGCCAGATCGCCCAGGAAGAAGCGCCAACGGGGTTCGCCTTCGACTATGCAGGCGCATCGCGTCAGTTCGTCCAGGAAGGCAGCGCACTGTGGGTCACCTTTGCCCTGGCCCTGGCAATCATCTTCCTGGTACTGGCCGCCCAGTTCGAGAGTTTCCGGGATCCACTGGTCATCCTGGTGACAGTGCCGCTGTCCATTTGCGGAGCACTGATTCCGCTGTTCCTCGGCTGGTCGAGCATGAACATCTATACCCAGGTAGGGTTGGTGACGCTGATCGGCCTGATCAGCAAGCACGGGATCCTGATCGTCGAGTTTGCCAACCAGTTGCGCAAGGAACAGGGGCTGGCACCAAGGGAAGCCGTGGAGCAGGCCGCCTCGATTCGCTTGCGGCCAGTACTGATGACCACCGCGGCGATGGTGTTTGGCATGGTACCGCTGATCCTGGCCACGGGTGCCGGGGCGGTCAGCCGCTTCGACATCGGCATGGTGATTGCCACCGGCATGTCCATCGGCACCCTGTTCACCCTGTTCGTACTGCCCTGCATCTACACGCTGCTGGCCAAGCCGGACAAGACTGCATGA
- a CDS encoding Spy/CpxP family protein refolding chaperone: MRKTLIALMFATALPTVAMAMPEGAGPMGPMGPMDGPRHGQMHDKGPYSQLDLTPEQRQQIRRIMGEQRHERRELVEKYLAKLSPADQKAMQDEVKARHEKVDAQIRGLLKPEQQKEFDAIQKKQAERRAEWAEFKAWKAQQPQKAQ; this comes from the coding sequence ATGCGCAAGACTCTCATCGCTCTGATGTTCGCAACCGCCCTGCCTACCGTCGCCATGGCCATGCCGGAAGGCGCCGGTCCGATGGGGCCGATGGGCCCGATGGACGGCCCGCGTCACGGCCAGATGCACGACAAAGGTCCGTACAGCCAACTGGACCTGACCCCCGAACAGCGCCAGCAGATCCGTCGGATCATGGGCGAACAGCGCCACGAACGCCGGGAGCTGGTCGAGAAGTACCTGGCGAAGCTATCGCCGGCCGACCAGAAGGCCATGCAGGATGAAGTGAAGGCTCGCCACGAGAAAGTCGATGCCCAGATCCGCGGCCTGCTCAAACCTGAACAGCAGAAAGAGTTCGACGCGATCCAGAAGAAACAGGCCGAGCGTCGCGCCGAATGGGCTGAGTTCAAGGCCTGGAAAGCGCAACAGCCACAAAAAGCGCAATAA
- a CDS encoding di-heme oxidoreductase family protein, giving the protein MLSLPLRLCALFMALGLSACDDAPRFTQAEPGEARSGGAATVRKADQNAFSLPSANLPPSRRVDFSVGNSFFRSPWVIAPSTTTARDGLGPLFNTNACQNCHIKDGRGHPPEPGATSAVSMLVRLSIPDAPPYAKVIEQLGVVPEPVYGGQLQDMSVPGVVPEGKVRVDYSAVPVRFEDGTVVELRKPELRITQLGYGPMHPDTRFSARVAPPMIGLGLLEAIPDAAILANAEAQARESNGIAGRPNQVWDDAQHKTVMGRFGWKAGQPNLNQQNVHAFSGDMGLTTSLRPFDDCTQAQVDCKRAPSGNGPDGEPEVSDNILRLVLFYSRNLAVPARRDVDSPQVLAGKNLFFQAGCQSCHTPQYTTSANAAEPELANQVIRPYTDLLLHDMGEGLADNRSEFKASGRDWRTAPLWGIGLTETVNGHTQFLHDGRARNLLEAVLWHGGEAQAAQRQVLAFNAEQRAALLAFLNSL; this is encoded by the coding sequence ATGCTGTCGTTGCCTCTTCGTCTATGTGCACTGTTCATGGCCTTGGGCCTGAGTGCCTGCGACGACGCCCCGCGCTTTACCCAGGCCGAACCGGGTGAAGCCCGATCCGGTGGCGCGGCGACGGTACGCAAGGCCGATCAGAATGCCTTCTCGCTGCCTTCGGCCAACCTGCCACCCTCGCGGCGCGTGGATTTCAGTGTCGGCAACAGTTTCTTCCGCAGCCCCTGGGTGATCGCGCCGTCCACCACCACTGCCCGGGATGGTCTTGGGCCATTGTTCAACACCAACGCCTGCCAGAACTGCCACATCAAGGATGGTCGCGGCCATCCGCCGGAACCCGGCGCGACCAGTGCGGTATCGATGCTGGTGCGCCTGTCGATACCCGACGCACCGCCGTACGCCAAGGTCATCGAACAACTGGGTGTGGTGCCCGAGCCCGTCTACGGCGGGCAACTGCAGGACATGTCCGTGCCAGGTGTCGTCCCGGAAGGCAAGGTACGGGTCGATTACTCCGCCGTTCCTGTGCGCTTCGAAGATGGCACCGTCGTGGAGTTGCGCAAGCCTGAGTTGCGGATCACCCAGCTCGGTTATGGACCGATGCATCCCGACACGCGCTTTTCCGCCCGCGTCGCTCCACCGATGATCGGCCTGGGGCTGCTGGAGGCCATTCCCGACGCTGCGATCCTGGCGAATGCCGAGGCCCAGGCGCGGGAAAGCAACGGCATCGCCGGGCGACCGAACCAGGTCTGGGACGATGCCCAGCACAAAACCGTCATGGGGCGCTTCGGCTGGAAGGCCGGCCAGCCCAACCTGAACCAACAGAACGTTCATGCCTTTTCCGGCGATATGGGCCTGACGACAAGCCTGCGCCCGTTCGACGATTGCACCCAGGCCCAGGTCGATTGCAAACGCGCTCCCAGTGGCAATGGCCCGGACGGCGAGCCGGAAGTCAGCGACAACATCCTGCGGCTGGTGCTGTTCTATAGCCGCAACCTCGCCGTGCCAGCCCGTCGCGATGTCGACTCGCCCCAGGTGCTGGCCGGCAAGAACCTGTTTTTCCAGGCCGGCTGCCAATCGTGTCACACACCGCAGTACACCACCTCGGCCAACGCCGCCGAACCGGAGCTGGCAAACCAGGTCATCCGGCCCTACACCGACCTGCTGCTGCACGACATGGGCGAAGGGCTGGCCGACAACCGCAGCGAATTCAAGGCCAGTGGCCGTGACTGGCGCACTGCGCCGCTGTGGGGCATCGGCCTGACCGAAACTGTCAACGGCCACACCCAGTTCTTGCACGACGGTCGCGCCCGCAACCTGCTCGAAGCCGTGCTTTGGCATGGCGGCGAAGCACAAGCGGCGCAGCGCCAGGTCCTGGCGTTCAATGCCGAGCAGCGCGCCGCGTTGCTGGCGTTCCTGAATTCTCTTTAA
- a CDS encoding translation initiation factor 2, whose protein sequence is MRKGPLCLLWITLAIGTPAHGEEHTEGSHSTPLSLSAGGQLTELQQRLKDSERVREELTQQLQNANNERESALVSRLRQENQRLKLQLKEAQASPLPRLLTDQQQWFVIGAGVALLAVLCGIFASGGRRQRRQWLN, encoded by the coding sequence ATGCGCAAAGGTCCGTTGTGCCTGTTATGGATCACGTTGGCAATCGGGACACCCGCCCACGGGGAAGAACACACCGAGGGCAGTCACTCGACGCCCCTGTCCCTGAGCGCAGGCGGCCAGCTCACCGAACTGCAGCAACGCTTGAAGGACAGCGAGCGAGTACGCGAAGAGCTTACCCAACAATTGCAGAACGCCAACAACGAACGTGAAAGCGCCCTGGTGAGCCGCTTGCGCCAGGAGAACCAGCGCCTGAAGCTGCAACTCAAGGAAGCCCAGGCCAGCCCGCTGCCACGCCTGCTGACCGACCAGCAGCAGTGGTTCGTCATCGGCGCCGGGGTAGCGCTATTGGCCGTACTCTGCGGTATCTTTGCCAGCGGTGGACGTAGACAACGTCGGCAATGGCTAAATTGA